The window ttcttttcattttttctgtTGGGGCCAGATACTACGATATTTTATACGAGAAgtacatacatacacatatgtggttcgacaaaaacaaaacaaaagcttaTGATTATCAATATTATGTTTTGAGGCCTCTGATGATTCACTTGAAATGAGCTGTCCATATTGTAAGGAAGACATGACTAGACCTTAATTCGTGATGGATATCAATTATTAGATGACTAGAGATTTAAATGCAAAATATCATCATATGGGTCTCGTCAGTAGAGTGTGTACgggtttcttttaaaaagtatgCTAGTCTAATACGTTTTcacagttttttgttttttgtttttgggtcaaCCTCttatagaaataatatatatatatagtcaaatgCTATTTCTCTCGTCGTGTGAATATCAGGTCGAAAGTTTCGAATGGAGTTCAATGATTGTTAATTTAGTTCTTTATCGTAAAACTAGAGAAACGGAGTGtaattttgtgtttgttaataACATGTGCATTATGTGAGGTTGAAACCcagctgttaaaaaaaaaaaaaaaaaaaaaaaaaccNNNNNNNNNNNNNNNNNNNNNNNNNNNNNNNNNNNNNNNNNNNNNNNNNATACTCTTGTcaatcttaaaatttatttattggtATGATTGCATGATAGCTCTTTGGACTCGTGCATTTCTCTAAAGGAAagagtttgtttcatttttattgctTTAGTGAAATTTCATAACCATGCAAAAGGTTTCAAACGTTTATTTCAAAACAAACTCTAAATCGGAGAATCCCTttaaatagtttatttaattatttagcaGTTAACCACAAAGTAAGTTTGCATGCATGTCCAATTTAAATTTCGAAGACATTTAGATCAAATATGGACGGTCCGCAAAATCTTATGTCGTTTCTAACATAATCCAATAATGGAACTGAATAAATCAATTTCTACCGATGATGAATCTTTGAACTGAAAGGAGACAAGAAAAGAATACATCAAATATCTTCAACCATAACGGGAAGCTAGTCGGTCACACTTCACAAGTGGCCTTTGTTTTTGGGTTGTTTCGTTGAAGGGTCCCGAATCAATGGTGGGGAATACTTTCTacttatctctttctctctccaactccaatatatatataaatgatgaaCCTTCACTTCCTTTTAAACACCACACAATCATCAATTTACACCCTGAAGcccccatatatatataatatactcacATTAGACAATGAGGGAGAAGTCAAAGGAGGAGGCAGTGAAGCattgggagaagaagaacaagccTTCTTAACCAAAAGGAGTTGGAGAGTttctgaaaaagaagaaagggaaGTTCTATATTATTGGGAAATGTATTACTATGCTTCTTTGTTCGCACAAGTGATCATCAGAACACACATATTTGTATACATAATTATGttatcatgtatatataattgatgatgATAGAGGTATAAAAAGGAAAgagctcatatatatatacgactTTACCTTTTCGGTATCTCTCATTTTATGCGGGTGTGTTGTTGTCGTCGTTAAAATTATACTACATATATTCATATCACTCAATTTTCTTCTCTGTGAACTATTTCTATATAGAACATGCAACAGCAATACTATCTCCCATGGTTGTAGAATTTATATTAATGTATCAACTTTTTTTAgagagacaaagacaaagagGATGCCTTTTTGAGTACTATGGAGATTGCAGATTACTAACATGCACATAAAAATTgtaacatattaaaaagaaattgctTTCATTTACCGTTTAGAAGAATTAGggaaaggaaataaataaaatatattggaCTCAAATTTATTAATGGGCTTATATTCTTATTGGGTTTTTGTCGTCTCGTATAATGACCATAGAGAGCTCCTCGGGCCCAAATAATCTCTTACAGTTTTCAAGTCTGAACGTCGtcgtctctctcttctcttctccgttGTGTTATCGTACCGTCACGCTCCTCTAAAGGCGACGGACGCAGCCCTTTTGCCGTTCATCGTTTCGCCGGAAGTTTCTTCAGGTATCATATTTTGCTTCCGCCGTTGAAATTTTTATTCGGTTTAGTTTCCATAGAGAAAAGGCAATTCCTTAGTTTTGGATCGGCGAATCGATTTACATatacacaccaaaaaaatagtTAGGTTCATCAGTAAAGCTGTTGGTTGTATCCGTGTGTACAGTTCCTTACACTTGCCtcagttttttggtttttaaatttctCCAATTGGggttttttgttgtctttgtttctaATTTGGCTCAGGGGAGATTTGTTTTCAGCTGGTTAGGGTATAACGATGGTTTTAGAAACTCTAGAGAGTTCATATGAGGGTTCAAAGAGAAGACATGTGAACGGTGGTGATGTTGCTGTTCCTTGTTCGGGAGATGAGTTTAGCAATGGAGACATAAATGCTGCTCCTGAAGTTCCAGCCGTAAGCTAAACACCATGGGtttcatcttaatgcatatTGCCACAGGTGTTTCTGCTCTTGTTGTGACATTCTGGTCATTGTTGTGTCTTATGCAGAAACGAGCTAGGGTTTCAAGGGAGATGACATTTGAAGATATTTACGGTGCGGATACATTactgaatgatgatgatgaggaggatgatAGTGATTGGGAACCTGTGCAGACGCCCGTCGAGTTTGTAAACTGGTGTTGTGTCAATTGCACTATGGCCAACCCTGGTGATATGGTCCATTGTTTTGTACgttttcatttacttttttttttgctttactgCTACTATTTGTTATCTCGTACGTGTCTGCACAATGTGCGTTTTGTTATGCATCTGTAAAGTTGATTCCTTGGTGTAGATTTGTGGTGAGCACAAGGAATCTGGCATCCTGAGGCATGGATGTTTTGCGTCTCCGTTTTTTAAAGATACTGGTCTCATTGAAGTTGAAGAGGATTATGGAGGTAGGAGTTACTAGCTTTGCATCTTCTGAACTTGTCCCTAGAcatattgcttttttttttcagttttttaagTAACGGTAAGCATGCCCACTTCTCTTTTAACTTGATCTCAGGAAGCTCATCTGCAACCAGCTCGACAGCTGTTGGGTTCGACGAGAGAATGTTGCTACACTCAGAAGTATGATCCTTTTACCATTTATGTGTTATGTTTTCCTGAGAAACCTCTAGTGTCTGTTGACATTATCTTCAAAGCTTTTCTTTGTGCAAGTGTTTCCATTTTAATATGTTCTGATGGCATGCTTAAAAAGTTTGAAGTTAAGGCACATCCACATCCAGAGAGACCTGATCGTCTTCGTGCTATAGCTGCTAGTCTTGCCACAGCTGGTATGTTTCGTTTACTGTCATGAGAATATTAATATGTTTCATTTTACAATATCATACTGTTGTTGAGAGTAATTTTGGTACTCACCACTTCTGAAAAATTTGCAGGTGTTTTTCCTGGAAGATGCTTACCTATTAATGCAAGAGAAATCACGAAACAAGAACTCCAGATGGTGAGCTGCTACATAACTTTCTTTGACATTTCTAATGTTTTGTTCATCGCAGGGGGTTCCTTCATTGCAGTACTTTTGCAAACAATTCGCTAACTGGTTTATGTTTGTCAATTTTGAGGTCCACACTTCAGAGCATGTTGATGCTGTTGATACTACAAGCCAGCTTCTCTATAGGTTTGAGTTTTAAACCATTTGTTACTTTTTACTGTTCACTGTTCATATCCTTGCTTGTTTCTTGAATCGTAATTTCCTTTGCGTAAGCTGCCCCACATTTATCTCTTTTTGTTCGTAAATCGTAATCCCATTTTTCTTTTACCACTGTCTGGCAGCTACTTCACCTCTGACACATATGCTAATGAGTATTCAGCACGTGCTGCTAGACTTGCAGCAGGTTTGTGCGCTGATTTAGCTACAGAAATATTCAGTGGCCGTGTAAAAAATGGTTTCGCTTTGGTATGTCTAATTCACcataatttttgaatttagaGATGCAACTACACAGTTGCTTGAAATTGAAAAACTACACCatttagtttcaaaaaaaaaaactctgattGAATCAGGTTAGACCTCCCGGTCATCATGCTGGTATCAGGCATGCTATGGGGTTTTGCCTTCACAATAATGCAGCCGTAGCTGCATTAGTAGCACAAGCAGCAGGGGCAAAGAAGGTGCTAATTGTGGACTGGGTAATATTACTGATAACTCAATGCTGGGTGATTTTGTAGATATTCAAACTTCTTTAATTCGTTGTACTCGACATTGTGTGGTTTGCCTCATATGAATGATTTATCTACCTTTGCAGGATGTCCATCATGGAAATGGAACCCAAGAGATATTCGAACAAAACAAATCTGTAAGTTCACTAATTTTATGGATGTATGCGCATCGATTTTGGAGTGTCGGATGCCGTAAAATATTATTGGAAAATGACATTTCTTGCACTTATGATCTGTAACCATTGTATAGGTATTGTACATATCCTTGCACAGACATGAGGGAGGAAACTTCTATCCCGGTACTGGAGCTGCTGATGAGGTACCTATGCTCTTCTGTTTTACATGTCTCATCCAACATTCATTAGTAGATGTAGTTGTTGGTGTGCATTATATCTgagattttgggatttttttttttaactttctgcTCGTTTCCGAAgtctattttgaattttctctgTGCAGCAGAGGAATATGTTCTAATATTAATTATGGGGTGTAGGTTGGTACAAATGGTGGGGAAGGTTATTGTGTAAATGTTCCCTGGAGTTGCGGTGGAGTTGGTGATAACGACTATATCTTTGCGTTTCAGCATGTGGTTCTTCCCATAGGTACAGAGTCGTtctactttttctcttttgagttttttcaaCTCTTatcttaatttgttcatataaacGTTTTGGGTTAAATGAATCCAATACACTTTTGAATCTGCGTTTTGTCTAATTTTAACTGGAACCTTCCCTTGTAGCTTCTGCATTTTCTCCAGATTTTGTCATCATATCAGCGGGATTTGATGCAGCTAGAGGAGACCCATTAGGATGCTGCGATGTAAGCTTCATATTCGAGGGCTGTTCTAGCTGCATATTCTTTGTTTCGTGGATTTCAACACTGTTCTACTCTTTTCTTTATCAGGTGACTCCGGCTGGCTATTCTCGAATGACACAGATGTTGGGTGATCTATGCGGTGGGAAAATGCTAGTTATTCTCGAGGGCGGGTATGTGTTTTGCCGTTTTTGAATAAGCCTCTTATTTTTTAAGGGCAGATTTTGAATagtctcttgtttttgttaaatGCAGTTACAATCTTCGctccatatcttcttctgcTACAGCAGTGATCAAGGTTAGTCTCTATTTCAAACTTGAATCCTTTAAATCTGCATTCTGATCTGGCTTAATCTATAAAGGTGCTTCTGGGTGAAATTCCGGAGATCAACCTGCCCATCGCTACCACACCTTCAAAAGCTGGCCTACAAACTGTTTTTGATGTGATGAATATTCAAATGAAGTTCTGGCCATCACTTGCTATCAGCTACTCCAAATTACTCTCAGAGTTGGAAGCACGTCTGATCGAAAACAAAAGTGAGTGATGATCCTTCCCAAAATAAACTATTTCCTTCGTCATTGCACCTTTTCCTAATTGAATCTTACTGGTTTTACAGAAAATCAGATAAAAAGGAAGCTTGTTCGGGTTCCCACATGGTGGAAATGGGGACGGAAGAAGCTTTTGTACAAGTTTCTCTCAGCTCGTATGAATTCAAGattaaaaagattttagaaaGCATTTTTCTACTCGTAGCAACTGTATTCTAACTTGAACTTTTGATACCTCGAGAATACTGTTTAATCGTAGGTCACACTATTTATCTCTTCACTGTTCCATATTCATTTGCGTTTTAAGTATTCGTTGAAACgttatttcatcttttgttgTAAACATTGTGATCTCATTCGAGGGCCAtttcatctcttttatttttttgtttggacatcaaaacaaaatcacGCATTTCTGTTACCACGTTTTAATGTTAACGCATCACATGTTTATTATCATCAAGTGATGAGACCGTGACTCTTTCACGCATCACATTCTGTTACCATCCAAACAAAATTACGCAACACACGggattttgttttaatgttaaCGCATCACATAGATTTATAAATAGAGGCACAAACTGCATGCTCACAACTGAGCGATGGAATCTCCAAACCAATACTACTCGGCTCTAGGTACACTCGTATATTTATCATATGGTATACACATGTAAATCAAAATTACTGAACATTCACAGAATCGGAGCTTCATTATCATTGGAGAAAAGTTATTAACAAAAAACCTCAAAATTCTATATAACGTAACTCCCCCGGCCCATGAAAGGAAGATAATTATTTCGACGACAATCAACTCATCAGCAAAACGAAACAAATTTATCTGGTTTAATTAAAATGacataataataaaccaaatctTAGTCTCGTTCTTTCCTTTTGCCTCGTGCACCATGCTGGATCTTGACCGAACTAGGAGAATACGAGCATCCGAGAGGGGCAAtaacatcaacatcatcagGTGGCATAACATCTACTTGTTGGATACCATGGTATCCATTATCTCCATTCAGGTATCCGAGATCCACTTCTTTGTAGTATCCTCCATTCCCTCCAATCAGGTAAGCTCTGTCGTTGATAAGGTCTTGGTCTTTATCGAATACCACAGCGattttcttctcctcatcaATGAAGAAAAGGCCACCGTCATAAGCAAACCGATGAATAGGACCAATGAGTTGTTCCATATCCACTGCTAAGAAGACCTTGTTCCATGACACCACTGGAGTTGCGGTGGAGTTGGTGATAACGACTATATCTTTGCGTTTCAGCATGTGGTTCTTCCAATAGGTACAGAGTCGTtctactttttctcttttgagttTGTTCAACTCTTatcttaatttgttcatataaacGTTTTGGGTTAAATGAATCCAATACACTTTTGAATCTGCGTTCAGTCTAATTTTAACTGGAACCTTCCCTTGTAGCTTCTGCATTTTCTCCAGATTTTGTCATCATATCAGCGGGATTTGATGCAGCTAGAGGAGACCCATTAGGATGCTGTGATGTAACCTTCATATTCAAGGGCTGTAATTTACACAACTTCTGGAATCAGTGTATTGTTTCGTGGTTTCAACAAAGAATGTTCtgttctactctttttttttttaacaggtgACACTATTTAATCATAGGTCACactatttagtatttatctCTATATTGTTCCACatttattaagaagaaaaaaaaatcacagattaagaagatgaaaagaagtacaataaaacctctataaattaataaacactataaattaataaatttggcTGGTTCCAAATCGgatagtgtaaaaaaataacaaaattcaataagataatttttttttgaaataccCATGTAAAATATAGCCcctataatattataaattaataatgaaataaacttacatatatatatatatatatatacacatatatgcTAATGTAAAATGCATgcttcaaaaattaaattttttccTAGAGCTCATATATCTAAATCAATTGTTATGAtgtatttttaaactataatgTTATAAatcaattgttatgttgtattttttccTAGAGAATGATTGAAAGAAGTATCACAAACATAAAATCccgacaagaaaaaaaaacaaatcccaaTAACGTTTGAAGAAATTAGAAAAGGATAAGAGAGAACATTGGAATTGTTCCAAGGAGGAGTCTAAATCAGGCGGCGGTAGTAAAGCACTACGAGAAAGTGGTAAACGCCGTAGTTCCGGTAGGTGCGTTGGTGGAACCCCCAGTTCGTACCAACGCCGGTGGCTCCAGAGACATTGAGGAAAAGTCCATGCGGCAACGTCGCAGTCCACCTCAGGTTAAAGCCGCCACCGTGGCGAAGTAGCCACTGCCTATGGTCATAGTAACATCGTATGTTGAAGATGTACATGCCCCTCGATTATTCTATTCTTTCGTATTCCATATcgagttattttttaattttattatatattattttcaaacaaAGAATACATTCAAAACTTTCAAATCCAactgttttttatattttttttagcgTTTGAAATCCGTACGAGAATACTCAAATTTGAGGTTTTCAACCTGAATATGATAGACCTTAAATACCTTGCGATACGTTAGCGAATCACTAAAGATAGTAAATTTACTCGATCTTCtcaaaagaaagtaaaataaaaaaatcagttcagttttaattaaaatttggcaaaaaaaaaatgtttaatttgaaCTTGTGTGTTGTTTGCCATTTGATGCTTGATATTTGTCATTTATgattaaatgtttaaaatttctatatatgaGTGAATCTATGTATGTTTATCATGTTTTAGAGTGGTTAATAACtgatttaaagagtttttcttaatgtcattgtaaaatttagtaactacatgtaaaattattgtgtataaaatatttctcatttcaaagtttaaagcaatatatatatatatatatatatatatatatatatgactataaatttagccaaacaaaataattaaaaaatattaaaatttaaccaaaaacattttctcttataaataagttagtaggaggaatgaattaatgtagaATTATgagataggagttacatttgagttaaatggagttacatgcctttaattataaataaatattttaatttgttataacttaaaataaaaggaataccaagtgggcCAATCAAAAtgcacatgatttggttgtttgttgatatataaaCCCAACACTCacatataatatttcaaaataaaaaaagattacttttgaaatgaaaaactaaattatttttcttataagattatatgaacttcaatctcaataatttttaaaaccccaaggataacttatatctttttttttttcactcatcagtttaatttatattgctagATTTCATagtaatggtttcatctttagagaatttagttaattggtatttttaaaattatatcatttttttatatttcacttccagttaaatatgatttttttttggatcgttgttcattttgattaaaacacaaagaccaattgtttaattatgttctttt is drawn from Camelina sativa cultivar DH55 chromosome 1, Cs, whole genome shotgun sequence and contains these coding sequences:
- the LOC104783504 gene encoding histone deacetylase 15, giving the protein MVLETLESSYEGSKRRHVNGGDVAVPCSGDEFSNGDINAAPEVPAKRARVSREMTFEDIYGADTLLNDDDEEDDSDWEPVQTPVEFVNWCCVNCTMANPGDMVHCFICGEHKESGILRHGCFASPFFKDTGLIEVEEDYGGSSSATSSTAVGFDERMLLHSEFEVKAHPHPERPDRLRAIAASLATAGVFPGRCLPINAREITKQELQMVHTSEHVDAVDTTSQLLYSYFTSDTYANEYSARAARLAAGLCADLATEIFSGRVKNGFALVRPPGHHAGIRHAMGFCLHNNAAVAALVAQAAGAKKVLIVDWDVHHGNGTQEIFEQNKSVLYISLHRHEGGNFYPGTGAADEVGTNGGEGYCVNVPWSCGGVGDNDYIFAFQHVVLPIASAFSPDFVIISAGFDAARGDPLGCCDVTPAGYSRMTQMLGDLCGGKMLVILEGGYNLRSISSSATAVIKVLLGEIPEINLPIATTPSKAGLQTVFDVMNIQMKFWPSLAISYSKLLSELEARLIENKKNQIKRKLVRVPTWWKWGRKKLLYKFLSARMNSRLKRF